The genomic stretch AGTCTATAAGGATTGTttcttaaaaaaaaaaagagaaaaaccGAAATTAACTCTAAAATTATCTTACGTggctaataataattgtatGTGTGTGTCTGTTCGTTTTTTTCTCGTTGTCTCTGCCTCgttgaatttttcaccTTCCATCCAAATCCACATCAATTCCATTCTTGGCAgtaaacaaagaaaaaaattctgGTCAAAACGAAACGAAACGAAACCAACCAATATACTAACCAACTTACCACCCCCTTTCCCAAAAATGCTGAGTCCAAATgatagaaataaaaaattctttaataGTTTAACTCCAATAGTTTTAAGAGATAAACCAATTTCAAGTTATGCTTCATCAGAAATTATAACAGTTGCAATTAATCAAACTGGTACTAGAGTGGTATATTCACGTACAGATAGATCAGTAAGGATTTGGAAATGTCTTCCTGCTTCAGTAGTTGACCCAAAAACTATTGTTGATGCCCATCTGAAAGCAGTCGAATGTTTATCTTTCAATCCAATGACAGAATTCACGTTTGCAACAGTGGCTAAAGATGAATATGTCAAAATTTGGAATGCTAATACTGGGGATAAATTACATGAAATAAAATGTGAATTTGATTCGTTAAAATTGGTTCGTTATTCAAATGATGGACAATTGTTAGTGGTTGTGGATAGAGCAtctaatttcttgtttttcaatgttggagcaaattataaattaattcataaattcaaattagaTGAGCATATCTATGATTTAAAATGGTTCAATCATgatcatcaatttttccTTGTATCTTCACATGATGGAAGCATACTTTTatatgaaattattgatgGTGATGGAGACAATGAACTATCTTCAAAATTAAGAGCATCAGTGTCTGGTCacaattcatcaatcacTACCATTGCTATATCGCCAAAAGGTAATTATTTTACGGTTGGAAGTAGTGAAGGGGTGATAAGTTTTTGGAAAACTTTAGAGAATCTAATTAATCTGAAAGTGATTACTGATGTTGATCAAAGTATTGCCCAATTGGATATCAGTAGAGATGGTACTTATTTGGCAGTCGCATATGATACTGATAGTAATCTGAGAATATATGAAGCTGAAGGAAGTGAATTGGTTCATGAAATACCCAATAGTGGCAGTGGGAACCAAACTTTTAGCTCAATAGTGTGGTTCCCAACGAAAACAGGATTCGCATATACCAGTGACCATGGTACAGTTTTAACTGTTATGATTAAACCGATAGAACAGAAACACAGGCGATAATAAAACtagaaatgaaaacatGTAATATATATCAGAATCTCtataatgaataaatatGTATCTATATttgtaaattgattatttatctATAGTTCCAAAAGCACAATTTCtcaaattttgtaattcatGACTGCAACTCTTTGTATTACTcttattcatttttagaCATGCTTCATAAGCTTGCATTTTTCCAAAACATTCATTTTGGATCTTAGCAAATGATGGGACAGAAGTTTTAATACATTTTGTCAAATCaacttgttgttggaaACATTGATTTGGATCTGGTTGCGGTAATGTCATACATTGATGGAAAgataaaaattgatgagGGCAATGACGAGAAATGTCTTCTAATAAAAACTGATCTAGAAATCCAGGTTTAGTCTGATCCATGGTAAGTTCTTGAGAGTAATGAATAGTTTAAACAGTGATAGAAAGATCAGTTAATTCTGTATTAGAGGAAGAAGTTTCAAACCAactgttctttttttttttcattgtgATTGGCAGCAAATCGTCCCAACAGTTTAGTTTTGGCGacctcttttttttttcgccGCAATCACACGAACCATCAAATCCGAGACAGAGGATAGAAgcaggaaaaaaaaaattgtgtGGGAAAACAACTTAACGGTTTTTTCTTAGTTAGGATATTACCAATTGAAATACACCCCCATAGCAACACTAGTTGTCTTCCTTCCCTTccaatatatataaacacAAATAATGGGAATATCTAGAGGAGTGAAAACCACATTGTTAACATTGACATGGTTTCCAGTACTATATTCATTCACAAATCATGGATATCAACCGTATCAAATAACTGGATCATCAATGACACCAACTTTCAATCCCGGTACGTCAACAATGACAAAAGATATTGTTTTAgtacaaaaatataatattaaaaaaccCAGATCGCTATCAAGAGGAGACATAATTATGTTTCGATCGCCAGAAAACCcagaaaaattattgactAAACGAGTTGTGGGTATACAAGGTGATATTATACGACCTAAATCACCACCTTATCCTAAATCAGAAGTGAAAATCCCCAGAAATCATTTTTGGGTTGAAGGAGATAATAGTTTCCATTCTATAGATTCGAATAAGTTTGGACCTGTTAGTCAAGGATTGGTGATTGGGAAAGTGGTGACTATAATATGGCCACCAAGTAGGTTTGGAAGtgaattaaaaagaaatttataGAAACATACTGGGTAATAGCCTATGTGATATCACAATTTGGGTAAATAGAAATAGGTGAGGGGGGTTGGATTGCCGAAGTGGgtttgtatatatatataatagGGAATTagaattcaaatattcCAAAATACACAGCATTTATCTTACATGTGACCAATGAGGAAGGGGAATAGCTCTAACAACCTAATAGTGGTGAACACTTGTTGAATGTAATCGGGTTTCTCTATAAAAACAGTTTACTCATTTACAAAAACTGTATCATTTGTAAGACATTATTCAATGCAGATCCATTCTTTGGTGTACAGTTTTGAATTCACTCAAACGTgtaaaacaataattaaatctaatatatttatataaaagCAAATACAAAAACTCTACACCTGCAAAGTTGAACCTCCGCTTAGTATCTGTTATACATTTTTCTGTTGTACTTTAACGGTATCGTCTTTTTCATCAGAAATCACACcaatatcttcatcttcttgaTATTGAGTGACAACACCACTATCACCTAACAATCTTATATCAACCCCGTTTTCTTCTAAATATTCTTTAAACAATCTATCTTCTTTATTAATAGCATCTTGACCCACTGGCGGAACAAAGAAAATAGTTAAAAATGCACTGAAAAGACACAAGGCAGAACTGACATAAAATGGTACTTGTAAAGATAAATCTTCACTGTATGCATAATGTTTTTGAATTGCTGGGAATACCCAAGTACCCACAAAGGCACCAATTTTCCCAATTGCAGCGGCAATACCATAATATTGACCTCTAATTGATGAAGCACAAGTTTTCGATGCCAATAATCCGGTATTATTACCTGGTCCAAATTCACCAAACGTGGAAAAAATACCGAAAACAACGACAAATCCAGCTACatgttttttcaaacttttCAAACATGCTGACATGGCAATACCAATGATCCCTTGAGCACCAACCCCGATTGCCAAAGTTAATCTTGGTCCAAGATAATCACCTATAAAGGCACCAAGAAATGCCCCTGGcatataaaacaaattgaacaCAACTGACCACCCCCAATTTTCGTAAAGAGTTCCATTTGGTATGACTTCACCAATAATGATAGTATTGAAAGTTCCAAAAGAATAAACGGAAAAATCGTAGATGAACCAAATCAAAGAGACCACGGTTAAACGGAACCAATAgaatttaataatcaacCACCAAGGATATTTGCTATAATTGACTCTTttcatattcatttttttgaatgatttgGAATTATCCATTTTTAAACGgatgaaaaacaaaatcaatggTGGAATTACCCCTAATCCGATACTTAATCTCCAAACGGCTCTTAAATGACGAGGAGTGAAAATCCATAATAAAACCAATGGAACAAACgaagaaacaacaaacccAAAATCAATCATAGCATTGGTGAACCAACTGAAATATCTATTTCTATGACCGGAAGGTAATTGGTTAGCAAATTCTGAAGCTATAACTGAAGAAGTTGGATATTCAGCACCAATAGCAATACCCAAGAAAAATCTCCATACTGTAAGACAAGCGAAAAACCCTTGAACCGTTGTCCCCCAAGAAGCAACAGCACACATTAATGTAAAGAAAATTAACATTACATTAGCAGTTAACATACCGGTTTTTCTATCGAAATTATCGGAAATATAACCAAAACTTAATTGTCCCACCACCGTACCAACAAATCCAATAGATCCAATATTATTCATAGCATTAGATTTAGTAAATTCATCAccataaatttttttcaaacatgATAATACCGTACTAATACCAGCATTAACATATCCATCAGAAAATAAACCTGCGCCGGAAGCAAATGCTGGCcataaatttttgatttcaactTTAGTTTCCACGgtttcatcatcttcaagAACATCttctttaattaattgatcttGACTTTTACCTAAAGTGATTTCACTTCGAATTTGATCAACccaaccaaaacaaaagtCACCAACTGAATGAGGTAAATCTCTAGTAGCCATAATGATATGAtatgattatttaaattagGATTGAATGGTTTAGAGTCTTCTTGGACAAAAaggaaataaaaatatgtAAAGGAAATTGAATCCCAATTTATACCTCTGGATTAAGTGCCCATTGGActttaaaattttcttcataCCAGACCTAATAAGCTTTCCTCTTAGTATTAATTATGGAagtgaaaattgaaaatgaaaccTTATTATCACAAATGttaaattgaacaaaaagcaaaaagGGTTATTTTGTAGTTGGGCACAACTTGTACTCTTCCAGtgttatcaatttttaaaaaagcCGTACAAACATTGTTTCCAATAAAGGTTACTAAgtgattttcaaattaatcaattcttaaaaaaataatcaaagaATTGGTTTGAAACTGGAAACGTGggccaaaaaaaactacaattaattgattgaattatgTTATCTTTATTGAAGTTTAAAATTTTGGCTACTATTCCAAATTTAGTTTAATTGAAGTATATATATCTCTGATTTGACAAAAACAACTTGATTCCTTATAGACTATATCAACcaatacatacatacacaCATATATCTGTCAAGTTatgacaagaaaaaaaactcttTAATTCCAGGGGGGGTTCCACACTTTGATTGATGTATTTGGAACAAcggttttattttttcttggtattGCGTGATTCCGCCTCGTAATTCCCGTCcgagaagaaaaataaaaaatttaaaacgAATTTCGCAACCTTTATTCAATGAGTCCAATCAAGTAGCctattttttgttattaaaAGAATCTAAATAGCTGTGGGCTcataattgtttaattatTACTCCGAATCTATGGCTTTTGATTGGTATGTAAAAACCAAGAATCGTTATTGTAAACTTGCTTCAAAAGTTCAACAAATGTGCGAGACAAACTTGAAATGAGAACCGCGCCGTAATCCGACACATTCCTAAAATTATACGGTATCTTAGCCAATCCCATAATGGCTCTTTGTGGTATTATTCCGTAAAACGTGGGTTTAGACTGCAAAGTGATAGAGCTACCTATTTTTGTGTATGATTGTTTAACTTGGGAAACGCATCTGCGCAAAACTTGGAACACTGTTTGAGCGATATTTCCTGCAAGATATAATACTACAACATGCTTTATGTAAGAGACAaagaatcaatattttaGTCCAGATtcttttcaacaattgatcCACGTTGTCAGAAAGTTTAAAGTAGCTATAACCGAAAACAATTAAACTGTTGTATAGAAAgatcaaaaaaatcttaACAATCATTTATTGTAGATGAAGGTAAAAACATTGcataatcttttttttttcttgaaaaatgaatctTGTACGTTAAAATGCTCTaaactatatatataaatgtGCTCCCACAAAGCGTCCAGTCAAATGAGATATAATAAATACTGTTTTATGCAAAACTATAAACTATTAAAGAGAATTATTGTCAACTTGGAAATCATCTCtctttcctttttcaaGTGAGTCTGATTCACGACAAACTTCACGAACATCACCACCTTCTCCCAACATATTGATATCAAATCCATTGTTACTCAAGTATTGGACAAAATCATGATCTTCTTTGTAAATAGCATCTTGACCAACTTGAGGACAGAAAAAGATTGCCAAACAAGCACTGAAAAGACACAATGCAGAACTAATATAGAATGGAACTTGTAATTGTAAATCTGGATTGGCATTGTTTGCATATTTACTCTGAATAGCTGGGAATACCCATGTACCAACGAATGCACCAATTTTACCGATGGCAGCAGCTATACCATAGTATTGACCTCTAATGGCTGTAGCAGATGTCTTTGAAGCCAATAACCCAATGTTGTCACCAGGTCCAAATTCCCCAAATGTAGTGAAAATACcaaatacaacaacaaacccGGCAATGTGTTTCTTCAAACTATTCAAACAAGCAGACATGGCAATGCCAATGACACCTTGTATCCCCACACCAAGAGCTAATGTTAATCTTGGTCCAATATAATCGGCAGAGATTGCTCCTAAGAAAGCACCAGgaatataaaataaattgaaaacaattgaCCAACCCCATTGTTTCCAAATTGGTGCTTCAGGGATGATTTCTCCAATGATAATGGTGTTGAAATTCCCAAATGAGTAAGCAGAAAAATCATaaataaaccaaatcaatgaaaCAATAGTCAATCTAAACCAGTAAAATTTAACAATCAACCACCAAGGATAATCTCTGTATTTAACGTTTTTCATATGTAATTTCTGGaaagaagatgaatttttcattttcaaacgcatgaaaaataatgataaaggTGGGATAACTCCTAACCCAATGGCCACTCTCCATAATGCTCGTAAATGTTTTTCAGtaaaaatccaaattaaaacaaatggGACAAAAGCTGAAACAACGAAACCCAGATCAATCATGGCATTAGTAAACCAACTGAAATATCTGTTTCTTTTACCTGGTGGTAATTGATTAGCAAATTCAGAAGCAATGACAGAAGAGGTGGGGTATTCTGCACCAATGGCTACCCCCAAAAAGAATCTCCATACAGTAAGACAAGCGAAAAACCCTTGGACGGTAACCCCCCAAGATCCTACAGCGCACATTAAtgtgaaaaaaatcaacataACATTTGCTGCCATCATCCCTCCTTTTCTAGCAATTCTATCAGAAATATAACCAAAACCTAGTTGACCAACAACGGTACCAACAAAAGCTATCGATgcaatattattaatggCATTTGATTTGGTGATTTCATCAGGataaattttcttcaaacaaaaaagcACCGTACTAATGGAATTATTAACATAACCATCGGAAAATAATCCTGCTCCAGAAGCAAAAGCTGGCCATAAACTATTTGCTTTAACAGATGTGACTACTTCGGAATCTTCATCAGTAGTAGAATGATAATCTTCAGCGAGTAATTGTTCTTTACTTTTCCCAACGGTGAATTCAGCACGTATTCTTTTCACCCAGCCATAACTCAACTCGGAAAAACTATGAGGTAAATCTCTAGTAGACATATTTGTAAAGTCAGTAGAAgtttcaaacaaaaaaagatataTGTATAAGTGTATgaccaaataaaaaaagataagATAAGATAAGATAGATGAGGAAATGAAAACTGAAACTTACAAGATGGATGGAATAAATGGGTAAAAAAGTTAATAAGTAAATCAAACTACATAAGGAATAGGAAATCTGAATAGGTCGATTGAAGAAGGGAATTGGCTAgtctatttatattataattttttttctcttttccATTTGGGTATTGTCACAAAAAGCTGATTTAATTTAGtggattgattgattgtaaTAGTTTGGGAATTGGGAAGGTGCATACATTTTTAatcttgtaaattttttttttttgggtgaTTGTATATGTAAAGCAATTTTGCCGTAACACATACCCTCCTCTATATACTGCATTGATAGTtcggtttttttttttttttgctatTTTTACGTGTAACTGTgttcaacaaataaactAGACA from Candida albicans SC5314 chromosome 5, complete sequence encodes the following:
- a CDS encoding uncharacterized protein (Ortholog(s) have role in aerobic respiration and mitochondrial intermembrane space, nucleus localization); amino-acid sequence: MDQTKPGFLDQFLLEDISRHCPHQFLSFHQCMTLPQPDPNQCFQQQVDLTKCIKTSVPSFAKIQNECFGKMQAYEACLKMNKSNTKSCSHELQNLRNCAFGTIDK
- the GIT4 gene encoding Git4p (Glycerophosphocholine transporter; fungal-specific (no human or murine homolog); possibly an essential gene, disruptants not obtained by UAU1 method; Hap43p-repressed gene); this encodes MATRDLPHSVGDFCFGWVDQIRSEITLGKSQDQLIKEDVLEDDETVETKVEIKNLWPAFASGAGLFSDGYVNAGISTVLSCLKKIYGDEFTKSNAMNNIGSIGFVGTVVGQLSFGYISDNFDRKTGMLTANVMLIFFTLMCAVASWGTTVQGFFACLTVWRFFLGIAIGAEYPTSSVIASEFANQLPSGHRNRYFSWFTNAMIDFGFVVSSFVPLVLLWIFTPRHLRAVWRLSIGLGVIPPLILFFIRLKMDNSKSFKKMNMKRVNYSKYPWWLIIKFYWFRLTVVSLIWFIYDFSVYSFGTFNTIIIGEVIPNGTLYENWGWSVVFNLFYMPGAFLGAFIGDYLGPRLTLAIGVGAQGIIGIAMSACLKSLKKHVAGFVVVFGIFSTFGEFGPGNNTGLLASKTCASSIRGQYYGIAAAIGKIGAFVGTWVFPAIQKHYAYSEDLSLQVPFYVSSALCLFSAFLTIFFVPPVGQDAINKEDRLFKEYLEENGVDIRLLGDSGVVTQYQEDEDIGVISDEKDDTVKVQQKNV
- a CDS encoding uncharacterized protein (Ortholog(s) have mRNA binding activity and transcription export complex localization), encoding MCVSVRFFLVVSASLNFSPSIQIHINSILGSKQRKKFWSKRNETKPTNILTNLPPPFPKMSSPNDRNKKFFNSLTPIVLRDKPISSYASSEIITVAINQTGTRVVYSRTDRSVRIWKCLPASVVDPKTIVDAHSKAVECLSFNPMTEFTFATVAKDEYVKIWNANTGDKLHEIKCEFDSLKLVRYSNDGQLLVVVDRASNFLFFNVGANYKLIHKFKLDEHIYDLKWFNHDHQFFLVSSHDGSILLYEIIDGDGDNELSSKLRASVSGHNSSITTIAISPKGNYFTVGSSEGVISFWKTLENLINSKVITDVDQSIAQLDISRDGTYLAVAYDTDSNSRIYEAEGSELVHEIPNSGSGNQTFSSIVWFPTKTGFAYTSDHGTVLTVMIKPIEQKHRR
- the GIT3 gene encoding Git3p (Glycerophosphocholine permease; white cell specific transcript; fungal-specific; alkaline repressed; caspofungin, macrophage/pseudohyphal-repressed; flow model biofilm induced; Spider biofilm induced) encodes the protein MSTRDLPHSFSELSYGWVKRIRAEFTVGKSKEQLLAEDYHSTTDEDSEVVTSVKANSLWPAFASGAGLFSDGYVNNSISTVLFCLKKIYPDEITKSNAINNIASIAFVGTVVGQLGFGYISDRIARKGGMMAANVMLIFFTLMCAVGSWGVTVQGFFACLTVWRFFLGVAIGAEYPTSSVIASEFANQLPPGKRNRYFSWFTNAMIDSGFVVSAFVPFVLIWIFTEKHLRALWRVAIGLGVIPPLSLFFMRLKMKNSSSFQKLHMKNVKYRDYPWWLIVKFYWFRLTIVSLIWFIYDFSAYSFGNFNTIIIGEIIPEAPIWKQWGWSIVFNLFYIPGAFLGAISADYIGPRLTLALGVGIQGVIGIAMSACLNSLKKHIAGFVVVFGIFTTFGEFGPGDNIGLLASKTSATAIRGQYYGIAAAIGKIGAFVGTWVFPAIQSKYANNANPDLQLQVPFYISSALCLFSACLAIFFCPQVGQDAIYKEDHDFVQYLSNNGFDINMLGEGGDVREVCRESDSLEKGKRDDFQVDNNSL
- the IMP2 gene encoding endopeptidase catalytic subunit (Predicted subunit of the mitochondrial inner membrane peptidase complex involved in protein targeting to mitochondria), which translates into the protein MGISRGVKTTLLTLTWFPVLYSFTNHGYQPYQITGSSMTPTFNPGTSTMTKDIVLVQKYNIKKPRSLSRGDIIMFRSPENPEKLLTKRVVGIQGDIIRPKSPPYPKSEVKIPRNHFWVEGDNSFHSIDSNKFGPVSQGLVIGKVVTIIWPPSRFGSELKRNL